The following are from one region of the Nicotiana tabacum cultivar K326 chromosome 3, ASM71507v2, whole genome shotgun sequence genome:
- the LOC107781598 gene encoding uncharacterized protein LOC107781598, giving the protein MTTVVPTSEEDPVLSVVRFTAEMSWSDAGADIAEPQVNRLCVEAQECIIEGRWLDLASLMLTSADLIFSKASEKDLECIFTIICNLVKKPESLDQVHEMADLISTKIIQQPNDKPALRLKILFNLYNLLENPYSRFFVYLKSLNLAIHGKVTEHILPSVKKMDNFLKEWNLGVKDQRELFLAISNVLKENKGSTKDSFMFLTKYLETFSAEDAYTMNEAKEEAARAIIDFVRSPDMFKCDLLDMPAISQLEKDARYAPVYQLLKIFLTQRLDAYLDFEAANSALLKSYGLVHEDCISKMRLMSLVDLGLNGSSQIPYSIIKDALRIDDTEVESWVVKAITAKLLDCKIDQMNQVVIVSRCTERVFGLYQWQELRTKLTTWRGNIAGVISTIQTNKITEDSAQQMQGLAIR; this is encoded by the exons ATGACGACGGTGGTCCCTACTTCAGAGGAAGATCCCGTGCTCTCCGTCGTCCGGTTTACGGCGGAGATGTCATGGTCTGACGCCGGCGCCGAT ATTGCAGAGCCTCAAGTTAATAGATTGTGTGTCGAGGCCCAGGAATGCATTATTGAAGGAAGGTGGTTGGATTTGGCTTCGTTGATGCTCACTTCCGCAGATTTAATATTTTCTAAAGCTTCTGAAAAAG ATCTTGAGTGCATTTTCACTATCATTTGCAACCTTGTCAAGAAGCCTGAGAGCTTGGACCAAGTACATGAGATGGCAGACCTCATATCTACTAAAATCATTCAGCAACCAAATGATAAACCCGCTTTGCGCTTGAAAAT cTTGTTCAATCTCTATAACCTGTTGGAGAATCCATACAGCCGTTTCTTTGTTTACTTGAAGTCCCTCAATTTGGCCATTCATGGAAAGGTCACTGAACATATTTTGCCATCGGTAAAAAAGATGGATAACTTCTTGAAGGAATGGAATCTTGGAGTCAAAGATCAGAGAGAgctcttccttgcaatctccaacGTTTTGAAGGAAAACAAGGG CTCTACAAAAGATTCTTTCATGTTTCTAACAAAGTATCTGGAAACCTTTTCGGCTGAAGATGCTTATACGATGAATGAGGCTAAGGAAGAAGCTGCCCGCGCAATTATCGATTTTGTCAGGTCACCTGATATGTTCAAG TGTGACTTGCTGGATATGCCTGCTATATCCCAGTTGGAGAAAGATGCTAGATATGCTCCAGTATATCAGCTTCTGAAGATCTTTCTCACTCAGAGGCTGGACGCTTACTTGGATTTCGAGGCTGCAAATTCAGCATTATTAAAAAGCTATG GACTAGTCCATGAAGACTGTATATCAAAAATGAGGTTAATGTCGTTGGTAGATCTTGGCTTGAATGGATCTAGTCAAATTCCTTATTCTATCATCAAGGACGCATTGCGG ATTGACGACACTGAGGTAGAATCTTGGGTTGTTAAGGCAATTACAGCTAAGTTACTTGACTGCAAGATTGACCAGATGAATCAAGTAGTAATAGTGAG CCGATGTACAGAGCGTGTATTTGGGTTGTATCAGTGGCAAGAGCTCCGCACAAAGCTTACTACTTGGAGG GGTAACATTGCGGGTGTTATCAGCACGATTCAAACCAACAAGATAACAGAAGATAGCGCACAACAAATGCAAGGATTAGCGATCCGCTGA
- the LOC107781599 gene encoding receptor-like protein kinase FERONIA: MATTISFVSFLLLLSFVAATVSVTSSQYNATVHFLLNCGASSDATDEDDRLWNTDIHFTNLLPSNFTTISTPAIASEQGSVTTVPYMNARIFKSQFTYTFPVSPGTKFLRLYFHPADYSGGRFNKSESFFSVTANHVTLLSNFSAFLTVSASADESNKAIRKEYVVNVDESQRLNITFSPSPNSYAFVNGIEIVSIPTDLYIRGDEYGIKLVQGQNNFYYINSSTALETLYRLNVGGNLVSSKEDTGMYREWAADQNFVVALGFQTPHLDVPITYTSQTPAYTAPTIVYTTSRTMANYSQRLDWTFPLDSGFYYLFRLHFCEFQLEIKDANYRVFDISIGNQTAEELADVIQWSGGWRIPVYRDYVVYVRDTDGRRSKEDEVLELRPNMETKAVYANAILNGLEIFKLNDTHGNLAVPNPESHLQVPINSPPINKDKKSSHTVIYVIAGVISALAVLSILGFFIFRRRKSGKDSGGSVTKTSWMSIKSESTQKTGRSGSSTLPSDLCRHFLLDEIKAATGNFDDNFVIGYGGFGNVYKGCIDNGTTIVAVKRLNPSSKQGAREFQTEIEMLSKLRHLHLVSLIGYCDDNYEMILVYDYMTHGTLRDHLYRSNNVPLPWKKRLEICIGAAKGLCYLHTGTKHTIIHRDVKSTNILLDDKWVAKVSDFGLSKVGPLGGTDITHVSTAVKGSFGYLDPEYYKRQQLTEKSDVYSFGVVLFEVLCARPAIIQNLPKGQVNLADWACRCCRKGNLDQIIDPCLEGQIAPECLSKFAEVASSCLKDQGVQRPPMSDVVWTLEFALQLQEAADNRGHTVEGYSYPASPSLPMILNDQTNISTDESEAFSGSGEVGGKWTSSGSSMTSSDKLKSGTIFSEIRNPLGR, encoded by the exons ATGGCAACCACCATTTCTTTCGTTTCCTTTCTGCTATTATTAAGTTTCGTGGCTGCTACTGTTTCTGTTACATCATCACAGTACAATGCCACAGTCCATTTCTTGCTCAACTGTGGCGCATCATCAGACGCCACAGACGAAGATGACCGTCTATGGAATACTGATATCCACTTCACAAATCTCTTACCTTCCAACTTTACAACCATATCCACACCGGCCATAGCTTCTGAACAAGGCTCTGTCACTACAGTCCCTTATATGAATGCTCGTATTTTCAAATCTCAATTCACCTACACTTTCCCTGTTTCCCCTGGCACCAAATTCCTTCGTCTCTATTTTCACCCAGCCGATTACTCTGGCGGCCGCTTCAATAAATCTGAATCCTTTTTCTCTGTTACTGCTAATCATGTCACTCTCTTGAGTAACTTCAGCGCTTTCCTCACTGTCTCTGCTAGTGCTGATGAGTCAAATAAAGCAATTCGAAAAGAATACGTCGTCAATGTTGATGAAAGTCAGAGACTAAATATTACTTTTTCTCCTTCACCAAACTCTTATGCTTTTGTTAATGGGATTGAGATTGTTTCCATACCAACTGATCTTTACATACGCGGAGACGAATATGGCATCAAATTGGTACAGGGGCAGAATAATTTTTATTACATCAATAGTAGCACTGCTCTTGAAACTTTGTACAGACTGAACGTGGGAGGCAATTTGGTTTCCAGCAAAGAGGATACAGGGATGTATCGCGAATGGGCTGCAGATCAGaattttgttgttgcacttggttttCAAACTCCACATTTAGATGTCCCCATTACTTACACTTCTCAAACCCCGGCTTATACTGCGCCAACAATAGTTTACACAACCTCTAGGACAATGGCCAATTACAGCCAACGCCTGGATTGGACATTCCCATTAGATTCTGGGTTCTACTATCTGTTCAGGCTCCATTTTTGTGAGTTTCAGCTGGAAATTAAGGATGCGAATTATCGGGTTTTTGATATATCCATTGGAAACCAAACGGCAGAGGAATTGGCTGATGTAATACAATGGAGCGGCGGCTGGAGAATCCCGGTTTACAGAGACTACGTGGTGTATGTGAGAGACACAGATGGCCGGCGAAGCAAGGAAGATGAAGTGCTTGAATTGCGCCCTAACATGGAAACAAAAGCTGTGTATGCTAATGCTATCTTAAATGGCTTAGAAATTTTCAAATTGAATGACACACATGGAAATCTGGCCGTGCCAAATCCTGAATCGCACTTACAAGTTCCGATTAATTCACCACCAATCAACAAAGATAAAAAATCATCGCATACCGTTATTTATGTCATTGCAGGTGTGATTAGCGCATTAGCTGTTCTCTCAATTCTGGGGTTTTTTATTTTCCGTCGACGGAAAAGTGGGAAAGATTCCGGTGGAAGCGTTACAAAGACATCGTGGATGTCAATTAAGTCGGAGTCAACTCAAAAGACCGGCCGCTCAGGCTCATCAACGCTACCGTCCGATTTGTGCAGACACTTTTTATTAGATGAGATTAAAGCCGCAACAGGCAATTTTGATGACAATTTTGTGATTGGCTATGGAGGTTTTGGTAATGTGTATAAAGGGTGCATAGACAATGGTACAACCATTGTTGCAGTCAAGAGACTGAATCCTTCGTCAAAGCAAGGAGCTCGCGAGTTCCAAACAGAGATTGAGATGCTATCGAAGCTAAGGCATTTGCATCTGGTGTCCTTGATTGGTTATTGTGATGATAACTATGAGATGATCTTGGTTTATGATTACATGACTCATGGAACCCTACGCGATCACTTGTACAGATCTAATAATGTTCCTCTTCCATGGAAGAAACGCCTTGAGATTTGTATTGGCGCAGCAAAAGGATTGTGTTATCTCCATACAG GTACAAAGCACACCATCATTCACCGAGATGTCAAGTCGACTAACATTTTATTGGACGATAAATGGGTCGCTAAGGTGTCAGATTTTGGATTGTCCAAAGTTGGTCCGCTTGGTGGGACAGATATTACTCACGTTAGCACGGCGGTGAAAGGAAGTTTTGGGTACTTAGACCCTGAATACTACAAGCGACAACAATTGACAGAAAAATCAGATGTGTATTCCTTTGGAGTGGTACTATTTGAAGTGTTGTGCGCTAGGCCAGCAATAATTCAAAACTTGCCAAAAGGCCAAGTGAATTTGGCTGATTGGGCTTGTAGGTGCTGTAGAAAAGGGAATCTTGATCAGATAATTGATCCTTGTTTGGAAGGACAAATTGCACCAGAGTGTTTAAGCAAGTTTGCAGAAGTAGCATCTAGTTGTTTGAAGGATCAAGGGGTCCAAAGGCCACCAATGAGTGATGTTGTGTGGACTTTAGAATTTGCATTACAACTTCAAGAAGCTGCAGATAATAGAGGTCACACAGTGGAAGGGTACAGCTACCCGGCTAGCCCTTCTCTCCCCATGATTTTGAATGATCAAACCAATATATCGACAGATGAAAGTGAGGCTTTTTCAGGTTCAGGTGAAGTTGGAGGCAAGTGGACAAGCAGTGGTAGCTCCATGACCAGTAGTGACAAATTGAAGAGTGGCACTATTTTCTCTGAGATTCGAAATCCATTAGGCAGATGA
- the LOC142178736 gene encoding uncharacterized protein LOC142178736, with the protein MVERQFNKKTRRVRLDNAWELGKGTQKSKFFQEQGIIHETSCVAIPQQNKIVEKKHRHLLEIAIGLLFQSNIPLQYWGEYVLTAIFLINKFPSKLLKGKTPYAILFGKELAYEVLTSYAQGQKGYKVMDKYTKIVFVSKDIKFHEDFFPFYSPHSNTYFTSYSNSTNHTHVPAMPPTYTPSSVPSTDSPSHNLLLDSSPHSSISDIASIPVSSPISLRVPRSSLHPETNLTPILEESYTPSYLPVQPISKNVIPTPPPPIRKSDRISQRPTYLKDYVCNAIILSDLTGSCFTRPTAPNVFFFRALSATKQHLVHSLSTIFEPNNYAQASIHPGWKAAM; encoded by the exons ATGGTAGAGAGGCAATtcaacaagaaaacaagaagagTAAGATTAGACAATGCTTGGGAATTGGGAAAGGGAACACAAAAATCTAAATTCTTTCAAGAACAAGGGATTATTCATGAAACATCTTGTGTAGCTATACCTCAACAGAATAAGATAGTTGAGAAGAAACATAGACACCTTCTGGAAATTGCAATAGGATTACTATTTCAGTCCAATATTCCTCTTCAATATTGGGGAGAATATGTTTTAACTGCAATATTTTTAATCAACAAGTTCCCTTCCAAATTGTTGAAAGGGAAGACACCTTATGCAATTTTGTTTGGGAAGGAACTTGCATATGAGGTTCTAACAA GCTATGCACAAGGTCAAAAGGGATACAAAGTAATGgacaaatatacaaaaatagtatttGTTTCCAAGGACATCAAATTCCATGAAgatttcttccctttttattcaCCACATTCCAACACCTACTTTACTTCTTATTCTAATTCCACTAACCATACTCACGTACCAGCTATGCCACCAACCTATACCCCATCTTCAGTTCCTAGTACTGACTCTCCTTCACACAATCTACTACTAGATTCGTCACCACATTCTTCTATTTCAGACATAGCTTCTATACCTGTTTCTAGCCCTATCTCACTCAGAGTTCCACGCTCTTCACTTCATCCTGAAACTAACCTTACACCAATCTTAGAAGAGTCCTACACTCCTTCCTATTTACCTGTTCAACCAATATCCAAAAATGTGATTCCTACACCTCCACCACCTATCAGGAAATCTGACAGAATTTCTCAAAGACCTACTTATTTGAAGGATTATGTGTGCAATGCTATTATTCTTTCTGATCTCACTGGTTCTTGTTTCACACGGCCTACTGCACCTAATGTTTTCTTTTTTAGGGCTCTTTCTGCTACAAAACAACATCTTGTTCACTCACTTTCTACCATATTTGAACCTAACAACTATGCCCAAGCTTCCATACACCCAGGATGGAAAGCAGCTATGTAA
- the LOC107781596 gene encoding protein SPIRAL1-like 3, whose product MGRGVSAGGGQSSLGYLFGSGEPGNNSQPTRSQEKAPTNEPASKPAAVSPPVDNTKNVPAGIQSSTNNYFRADGQNCGNFLTERRSTKVQAAPGGGSSLGYLFGGGSADGSK is encoded by the exons ATGGGTCGCGGAGTAAGTGCTGGAGGTGGCCAGAGTTCTTTGGGATACCTGTTTGGAAGTGGAGAGCCTGGTAACAATTCTCAACCTACTCGCAGCCAGGAAAAAGCTCCAACTAATGAACCTGCCTCAAAGCCAGCTGCTGTTTCACCACCTGTGGATAACACCAAGAATGTTCCAGCAGGCATTCAGAGTAGCACAAACAACTACTTTCGTGCTGATGGCCAGAACTGCGGCAACTTTCTAACA GAAAGGCGTTCAACCAAGGTCCAAGCAGCACCTGGTGGTGGATCTTCCCTAGGGTACTTATTTGGTGGTGGCAGTGCTGATGGCAGCAAATGA